The following proteins are co-located in the Pyxicephalus adspersus chromosome Z, UCB_Pads_2.0, whole genome shotgun sequence genome:
- the UXT gene encoding protein UXT isoform X2 gives MTSLPATWRVLENRDSVYEKISQYLQLKNIIERLQDLESGPLKTQVDLGCNFYVNAEVPDSSKICLALGFGFFAELTLDEALKFIEKKNKMLTQISENLTKDAANIKAHIRLVLEGLRELQELPNE, from the exons ATGACCTCCCTCCCTGCCACGTG GAGAGTGTTGGAGAACCGGGACAGCGTCTATGAGAAGATCAGCCAGTACCTGCAGCTGAAGAACATCATTGAGAGATTACAG GACTTAGAGTCGGGACCTTTAAAAACACAAGTTGATTTGGGCTGTAACTTTTACGTGAACGCTGAAGT TCCAGATTCATCAAAGATATGCCTGGCATTGGGTTTTGGATTTTTTGCCGAACTGACGCTGGACGAAGccctaaaatttattgaaaaaaagaacaagatgCTAACTCA aattaGTGAAAATCTAACCAAGGATGCTGCAAATATTAAGGCCCATATAAGACTGGTCTTAGAG GGTCTACGGGAATTACAGGAACTGCCTAATGAGTGA
- the LOC140343080 gene encoding ER membrane protein complex subunit 3-like gives MLVSGGSPTIVSDVIRSIVRFPVVGLDKMATPELLLDSSIRLWVVLPIVFITFFSGLLRHHVTRLLQGEKKTELEPLSDSQVLIRSRILRENGKYIPRQSFLMRKFYFNDAETGFFKKTKRKVTPKNPMTDPSMMTEMMKGNLTNVLPMILIGGWINWAFSGFLTTKVPFPLTLRFKPMLQRGIELVSLDASWVSSASWYFLNVFGLRSMYTLILGQDNAADQSRIMQDQMTGAAMSVPPDSNKAFKAEWEAMEITEHQWALENVEEELISKDLVLDYSK, from the exons ATGTTGGTATCTGGCGGAAGCCCTACCATTGTGTCGGATGTGATAAGAAGCATTGTCCGGTTTCCGGTGGTTGGTCTTGACAAGATGGCGACACCTGAGTTGCTTCTGGATTCCAGCATTCGGCTGTGGGTTGTACTGCCCATTGTCTTTATAACCTTTTTTAGCGGTCTCCTTCGTCATCATGTTACCCGTCTGCTACAGGGGGAGAAGAAGACCGAGTTGGAGCCTCTTAGCGACAG CCAGGTGCTGATAAGAAGCCGCATCCTCAGGGAAAATGGCAAATACATCCCCCGACAG TCATTTCTCATGAGGAAGTTCTATTTTAATGATGCAGAAACTGGGTTTTTTAAGAAAACCAAAAGGAAAGTCACTCCTAAGAACCCAATGACAG ATCCCAGCATGATGACAGAAATGATGAAAGGTAACTTGACCAATGTTTTACCAATGATCCTAATTGGAGGTTGGATCAACTGGGCTTTCTCTGGCTTTCTTACAA ctaaaGTTCCTTTCCCCTTAACATTACGGTTCAAGCCAATGTTACAGCGCGGGATTGAGCTTGTCTCACTGGATGCTTCCTG GGTCAGTTCTGCATCCTGGTATTTCCTCAATGTATTTGGTTTGCGTAGTATGTACACACTAATTTTGGGACAGGACAATG CTGCAGATCAAAGTCGGATAATGCAAGACCAGATGACTGGAGCAGCCATGTCGGTGCCCCCGGATTCTAATAAAGCTTTTAAA gctGAATGGGAAGCCATGGAGATAACGGAGCACCAGTGGGCTCTGGAGAATGTAGAGGAAGAGCTGATCTCTAAAGACCTGGTCTTGGATTACAGCAAGTGA
- the UXT gene encoding protein UXT isoform X1 yields the protein MEEKVLRYEAFVTDTLQRDLRRVLENRDSVYEKISQYLQLKNIIERLQDLESGPLKTQVDLGCNFYVNAEVPDSSKICLALGFGFFAELTLDEALKFIEKKNKMLTQISENLTKDAANIKAHIRLVLEGLRELQELPNE from the exons ATGGAGGAGAAGGTGCTGAGATACGAAGCTTTCGTGACTGACACCCTTCAGCGAGACCTGAG GAGAGTGTTGGAGAACCGGGACAGCGTCTATGAGAAGATCAGCCAGTACCTGCAGCTGAAGAACATCATTGAGAGATTACAG GACTTAGAGTCGGGACCTTTAAAAACACAAGTTGATTTGGGCTGTAACTTTTACGTGAACGCTGAAGT TCCAGATTCATCAAAGATATGCCTGGCATTGGGTTTTGGATTTTTTGCCGAACTGACGCTGGACGAAGccctaaaatttattgaaaaaaagaacaagatgCTAACTCA aattaGTGAAAATCTAACCAAGGATGCTGCAAATATTAAGGCCCATATAAGACTGGTCTTAGAG GGTCTACGGGAATTACAGGAACTGCCTAATGAGTGA